In Phycisphaerae bacterium, one genomic interval encodes:
- a CDS encoding CocE/NonD family hydrolase, which produces MPTPESSYIPMDDGTEIAIDVWRPGGATDNTPVPAVVRLNRYWRDYELPGSLPEFIGKYLGSVDWLNNAGYAVVAVDVRGTGASFGVATTPWSPREVADYGLIVDWVIAQPWSDGRVGSVGVSYEGVAADWLGALRHPAVRAVLPTYSYSDVFLDVSHPGGIFNQRFVKAWSDVTALMDRDEVSFLDIVAAANPYGLLATFIDVASAALLGVRPVTGAGSALADAIAQHQDNPSVFDAAAPLEFRDDLFGDVSVADVSPLLGAASPQRTAAIQRVVGWLDAGTARGALRSFNTLDADYHALIIAPETHTGNYRADAYEFGDPRPLRRTEVINDVWRAVPFFDAHLRNGGAATPRREVRYYTYVERQWKTTAEWPPAGFETQRWYFASGGALSRTAPTAEIGADTYTVDFEATTGLDNRWFSGLAGVPIRYVDRAAQDQRLLVYETPEMTEDVELTGHPVVSLQVSSTHEDGAFYVYLEDVFPDGKVVYITEGELRAIQRAVSSDTSPVAIFGPYHTFARADAAPLVPGEVAEITFDLLPISTIIRDGHRIRVAIAGHDADTFVRYPAEGTPTLAIQRNARHASWIDLPLKSRGDLGPLPETLPTTQLYTTALCPTASVLCVALPLACWRCRRRRS; this is translated from the coding sequence GTGCCCACGCCCGAATCGTCCTACATCCCGATGGATGACGGGACGGAGATCGCCATCGACGTCTGGCGCCCGGGAGGGGCGACCGACAACACGCCCGTCCCGGCGGTTGTGCGTCTGAACCGCTACTGGCGCGATTATGAGCTGCCGGGGTCATTGCCGGAGTTCATCGGCAAGTACCTCGGCAGCGTCGATTGGCTGAACAACGCGGGCTACGCCGTCGTGGCCGTGGACGTGCGCGGCACGGGGGCCTCGTTCGGCGTGGCGACGACGCCGTGGTCGCCGCGCGAAGTGGCCGACTATGGTCTGATCGTGGATTGGGTAATCGCGCAGCCCTGGTCCGACGGTCGCGTGGGCTCGGTCGGCGTCTCGTACGAGGGTGTGGCCGCCGACTGGCTCGGAGCGCTGCGGCATCCGGCCGTGCGGGCCGTCCTGCCGACGTACAGCTACAGTGACGTGTTTCTCGACGTGAGCCACCCGGGCGGGATTTTCAACCAGCGCTTCGTGAAGGCCTGGAGCGATGTGACGGCCCTGATGGACCGCGACGAGGTCAGCTTCCTCGACATCGTCGCCGCCGCCAACCCGTACGGCCTGCTGGCGACTTTCATCGACGTCGCGTCGGCGGCGCTGCTGGGCGTGCGTCCCGTCACCGGGGCGGGCAGCGCGCTGGCGGATGCCATCGCCCAACACCAGGACAACCCGAGTGTGTTCGACGCCGCCGCACCGCTCGAGTTTCGCGATGACCTGTTCGGCGATGTCAGCGTGGCCGACGTCAGCCCGCTGCTGGGGGCGGCCAGCCCGCAGCGCACCGCCGCCATCCAGCGCGTCGTCGGCTGGCTCGACGCCGGCACCGCGCGCGGCGCGCTGCGCAGCTTCAACACGCTGGACGCCGACTACCACGCGCTGATCATCGCGCCGGAGACACACACGGGTAACTACCGCGCCGATGCGTACGAATTCGGCGACCCGCGCCCGCTCCGGCGGACGGAGGTGATCAACGACGTCTGGCGGGCCGTGCCGTTCTTCGACGCCCATTTGAGGAACGGCGGCGCCGCCACGCCACGCCGGGAGGTGCGGTATTACACGTATGTCGAGCGACAATGGAAGACCACCGCGGAGTGGCCGCCGGCGGGGTTTGAGACGCAGCGCTGGTACTTCGCGTCTGGCGGCGCATTGAGCCGGACAGCCCCGACCGCCGAGATCGGCGCGGACACGTACACCGTTGATTTCGAGGCCACCACCGGGCTCGACAACCGCTGGTTCTCGGGGCTGGCGGGCGTGCCGATCCGCTACGTCGACCGCGCGGCGCAGGATCAGCGGCTGCTGGTCTACGAAACGCCGGAGATGACCGAGGACGTGGAGCTGACCGGGCACCCAGTGGTCAGTCTGCAGGTAAGCTCCACCCACGAGGATGGCGCGTTCTACGTGTACCTCGAGGACGTCTTTCCCGATGGCAAGGTCGTGTACATCACGGAGGGCGAGCTGCGCGCGATCCAGCGCGCGGTTTCCAGCGACACGTCGCCGGTCGCGATCTTCGGGCCGTACCACACGTTCGCGCGCGCCGACGCCGCCCCGCTCGTGCCGGGCGAAGTAGCCGAGATCACGTTCGACCTGCTGCCGATCTCGACGATCATCCGGGACGGGCACCGGATTCGCGTGGCGATCGCCGGTCACGACGCGGACACGTTCGTACGCTATCCGGCGGAAGGCACGCCGACGCTGGCGATCCAGCGCAACGCGCGGCACGCGAGTTGGATCGATCTGCCGCTCAAGTCCCGCGGCGACCTGGGCCCGCTGCCCGAAACCCTGCCAACCACACAGCTCTATACAACCGCCCTGTGCCCCACGGCGAGCGTGCTGTGCGTGGCGCTGCCGCTGGCGTGCTGGCGCTGTCGCCGCCGCCGGTCATAG
- a CDS encoding glycosyltransferase, which produces MANTGDHHELERERQRRRQAEAQVELLKAQLEYYKAELKQRQSEVRYRLGDALVRAARPSLDTLKLPVRLASLVLEGIRRQRERRATTAGRRKPAAPGAHPPAPHFDAVPLVREPYATVPPELRRRRDLCIAAVTDEFSWWAWQFEADVYTFMPNTWQAALAERRPDLLLIESTWRGLADSWHYQLRDLGRQPNMVTRYAILDIVAWCQERGIPTVFYNKEDPPNFEFFIDTAKLFDHVFTSDANCLPAYREQVKHERVFALPFAAQPRLNNPVLTQPRDGSVCFAGTWYQHRHSHRQDAAAVILRPALDFDLHIFDRMANAADPNYQWPRAFRSALRGNLPYAQMLSAYKRYKVFLNVNSVTNSPTMFARRVFELLACGTPVISSYSDGIRELFGEDLVLMSTDAATTRRHLARLLGDDEYRDRLALRGQRRVFAAHTYTHRLQTILDALGLARPPLARPCVTMLAAADSAAQVGAAWENFRRQTHQHKRLVLCATQPAAAASVDQITRRADAVHVVATDGPPWGRSLGEALRACTPGFVAALNPRDYYGPEYLTDYAHATLYVTEAALGKAAFYESDGRGAPRSVGAGGEYRVGAAVHPWTLCLDRDRLLAAAAALTEAGTPADWWAAVARELPSAYAADRFNYVRNAAPTGEVPAAAVQVATV; this is translated from the coding sequence ATGGCCAATACAGGTGACCATCACGAGCTGGAGCGGGAGCGGCAACGGCGACGCCAGGCCGAGGCGCAGGTCGAGCTGCTTAAAGCCCAACTCGAGTACTACAAGGCTGAGCTGAAGCAGCGGCAGTCGGAGGTGCGTTACCGGCTGGGTGACGCGCTGGTGCGGGCGGCGCGGCCGTCGCTGGACACGCTCAAGCTGCCGGTGCGCCTGGCGAGCCTGGTACTCGAAGGCATCCGGCGACAGCGTGAACGCCGGGCAACCACGGCAGGTCGGCGCAAACCCGCCGCGCCCGGCGCGCATCCGCCGGCCCCGCACTTCGACGCCGTACCGCTGGTGCGTGAGCCGTACGCGACGGTGCCGCCGGAGCTGCGCCGCCGGCGCGACCTGTGCATCGCGGCGGTGACGGACGAGTTTTCGTGGTGGGCGTGGCAGTTCGAGGCGGACGTCTACACGTTCATGCCGAACACGTGGCAGGCGGCGCTGGCGGAGCGCCGCCCGGACTTGCTGCTGATCGAATCGACTTGGCGCGGCTTGGCGGATAGCTGGCACTACCAGCTGCGCGACCTCGGCCGCCAGCCGAACATGGTTACGCGCTACGCCATCCTGGACATCGTCGCCTGGTGCCAGGAGCGCGGCATCCCGACGGTGTTCTACAACAAGGAAGACCCGCCGAACTTCGAATTCTTCATCGATACGGCGAAGCTCTTCGACCACGTCTTCACGTCGGACGCGAACTGCCTCCCCGCCTATCGCGAGCAGGTCAAACATGAGCGCGTCTTCGCGCTGCCGTTCGCGGCGCAGCCCCGGCTGAACAACCCGGTCCTGACGCAGCCGCGCGACGGGTCGGTGTGCTTCGCGGGGACGTGGTATCAGCACCGGCATTCGCACCGGCAGGACGCCGCCGCGGTGATTCTGCGCCCGGCGTTGGATTTCGACTTGCACATTTTTGACCGGATGGCGAACGCGGCGGACCCCAATTACCAGTGGCCGCGCGCGTTCCGGTCCGCGCTCCGCGGGAACTTGCCCTACGCACAGATGCTCAGCGCGTACAAGCGCTACAAGGTTTTTCTCAACGTCAACAGCGTGACGAACTCGCCGACGATGTTCGCGCGACGCGTGTTCGAGCTGCTGGCCTGCGGCACGCCGGTGATCAGCTCGTATTCGGATGGCATCCGGGAACTGTTCGGGGAAGACCTGGTGCTCATGAGCACCGACGCGGCGACCACGCGCCGGCACCTGGCGCGCCTGCTGGGCGACGACGAGTACCGCGACCGGCTCGCGCTGCGCGGCCAGCGCCGCGTGTTCGCCGCGCACACGTACACGCACCGCTTGCAGACGATTCTCGATGCGCTCGGCCTGGCGCGCCCACCGCTCGCGCGGCCCTGCGTGACGATGCTCGCGGCGGCCGACAGCGCGGCCCAGGTCGGCGCGGCGTGGGAGAATTTCCGCCGGCAGACGCATCAGCACAAGCGGCTGGTGTTGTGTGCGACGCAGCCGGCGGCAGCGGCGAGCGTCGATCAGATCACGCGGCGCGCCGACGCGGTGCACGTGGTTGCGACCGACGGTCCACCGTGGGGCCGGTCGCTCGGTGAAGCGCTCCGGGCCTGCACGCCGGGCTTTGTCGCCGCGCTCAATCCGCGCGACTACTACGGACCGGAGTATCTCACGGACTATGCGCACGCCACGCTGTACGTCACGGAAGCCGCGCTGGGCAAGGCCGCGTTCTACGAGTCCGACGGGCGTGGGGCGCCGCGCAGCGTGGGGGCAGGCGGTGAGTATCGCGTGGGCGCGGCAGTGCATCCCTGGACTTTGTGTCTGGATCGCGATCGCTTGCTGGCCGCCGCCGCTGCGCTGACGGAGGCCGGCACGCCCGCGGACTGGTGGGCAGCCGTCGCGCGGGAGTTGCCGTCGGCCTACGCCGCGGATCGCTTCAACTACGTGCGCAACGCCGCGCCGACGGGTGAGGTGCCCGCGGCCGCCGTCCAGGTCGCGACGGTCTGA
- a CDS encoding phosphopantothenoylcysteine decarboxylase: MPDSRKLLITAGPTHEPIDAVRYIANRSSGRLGVALAEAGATAGWDVTLLLGPVAVVPSAVRTLRFESTGELAALLDQQFPGCDVLIMAAAVADYRPRLAATRKLPRRDEKLVLELEPTPDLVAACAARKRPSQRIIGFALEEPAVLAQRAREKLLRKGLDAIVANPLETMGADEIRATLFTATGAAVAPPAGDTGRLSKTAFARWLIEWLGPPA; this comes from the coding sequence ATGCCGGATAGCCGCAAGCTGTTGATCACCGCCGGACCGACGCACGAGCCGATCGACGCGGTGCGTTACATCGCCAACCGGTCGAGTGGCCGGCTGGGTGTGGCGCTGGCCGAGGCAGGCGCGACGGCGGGGTGGGACGTCACGCTGCTGCTGGGACCGGTGGCCGTCGTGCCGTCGGCGGTGCGAACGCTGCGGTTCGAATCCACCGGCGAGCTGGCGGCTCTGCTCGACCAGCAGTTCCCTGGCTGCGATGTGCTCATCATGGCAGCGGCGGTGGCCGACTATCGTCCGCGACTGGCGGCGACGCGGAAGCTTCCGCGACGGGATGAGAAGCTCGTGTTGGAGCTGGAGCCGACGCCGGACCTCGTGGCCGCGTGCGCCGCGCGGAAGCGCCCGAGTCAGCGGATCATCGGGTTTGCGCTGGAGGAGCCGGCGGTGCTGGCCCAGCGCGCCCGCGAGAAGCTGTTGCGCAAGGGGCTCGATGCGATCGTGGCAAACCCGCTGGAGACGATGGGGGCGGACGAGATTCGGGCCACGCTTTTCACGGCCACAGGCGCGGCGGTTGCGCCCCCGGCGGGCGACACGGGGCGGCTCAGCAAGACTGCCTTCGCACGCTGGCTCATCGAATGGCTCGGGCCGCCTGCGTAG
- the wecB gene encoding UDP-N-acetylglucosamine 2-epimerase (non-hydrolyzing) encodes MKVINICGARPNFMKIAPLMRAFAARPEITARLVHTGQHYDDTMSQTFFDDLHLPRPDVNLEVGSASHAVQTALIMQRFEPIVIAERPDAVLVVGDVNSTIACGLVAAKLQVPLVHVEAGLRSFDRTMPEEINRVLTDTLSDLLFVTEPSGVENLRREGIAEEKIHLVGNVMIDTLLAHRPLADRSRVLDQLGLTPGRYGVVTLHRPANVDDPAVFGGICDALDEIQHTLMLVFPVHPRTRGNLERNGLLARLQAMPGVRLTEPLGYLDFLKLMTTAATVLTDSGGIQEETTVLGVPCLTLRENTERPITITQGTNQLVGLDPGRILAGYQRIREGRITHRIPELWDGRAAERIADRLLRWHTQRRASSAAPAC; translated from the coding sequence GTGAAGGTGATCAACATCTGCGGGGCCCGGCCCAATTTCATGAAGATCGCGCCGCTGATGCGCGCCTTCGCCGCCCGGCCGGAAATCACCGCCCGGCTCGTCCACACCGGCCAGCACTACGACGACACGATGAGCCAGACGTTCTTCGACGACCTGCACCTGCCGCGCCCGGACGTCAACCTCGAGGTCGGCAGCGCATCGCACGCCGTCCAGACCGCCCTCATCATGCAGCGCTTCGAGCCGATCGTGATCGCCGAGCGACCCGACGCCGTGCTGGTCGTCGGCGACGTGAATTCCACCATCGCCTGCGGCCTCGTCGCCGCCAAGCTGCAGGTCCCGCTCGTCCACGTCGAGGCCGGCCTGCGCAGCTTCGACCGCACCATGCCCGAGGAAATCAACCGCGTCCTGACCGACACCCTCAGCGACCTGCTCTTCGTCACCGAGCCGTCCGGCGTCGAGAACCTCCGCCGCGAGGGCATCGCCGAAGAGAAGATTCACCTGGTCGGCAATGTCATGATCGACACTTTGCTGGCCCACCGGCCACTGGCCGACCGGTCCCGCGTGCTCGACCAGCTCGGCCTGACGCCGGGCCGCTACGGCGTCGTGACGCTGCATCGTCCGGCGAACGTGGACGATCCGGCGGTGTTTGGCGGCATCTGCGACGCGCTCGACGAAATCCAGCATACGCTGATGCTGGTCTTTCCGGTGCACCCGCGGACGCGCGGCAACCTGGAGCGCAACGGCCTGCTCGCGCGCCTGCAGGCCATGCCAGGTGTCCGGCTCACCGAGCCGCTCGGATACCTCGATTTCCTGAAGCTCATGACGACGGCGGCCACGGTGCTGACCGACTCGGGCGGCATCCAGGAGGAGACGACGGTGCTCGGCGTGCCGTGCCTGACGCTGCGCGAGAACACCGAGCGCCCGATCACCATCACCCAGGGCACGAACCAACTAGTCGGCCTGGATCCGGGCCGCATTCTCGCCGGCTACCAGCGGATCCGGGAGGGCCGCATCACGCATCGCATTCCGGAGCTATGGGACGGTCGGGCCGCGGAGCGCATCGCCGACCGACTGCTGCGCTGGCACACGCAGCGGCGCGCCTCGTCCGCTGCACCGGCGTGCTAA
- a CDS encoding trypsin-like peptidase domain-containing protein, translating to MLAVRHSATLAVATTLISLAVLVRPAAAQVEGGTHIPIRLETPRDYKGAGETPETRWSYELHDSDATYIAIHFRDFDLGPGDYLLVSDGAGRQAYTLQGRGKMNAGTFWAQHIKGDTVLLDLVVVGYEGGHGFEIDEYVAGFIDLGPPPTSRAICGTDDKQNAKCYQLSHPTEYNRGRAVCRLLSNGSAFCTGWLASAENHVITNEHCITSASEALNTDFDFMAEAPTCGTPNCANCFPGVVYSGATFIQDSYNYDYCLVQIASGNPAASFGYLELDNRVAVPGEEIYIPQHPGGRAKEFAIFSTAPQDAGGIARVYSITQPACQGSGYSDVGYYADTEGGSSGSPVIARSSHKVIALHHCANCPNRGVPITLVYGEIGAYLTPGPAGTLELDKGRYGCADLVAVELRDGDLLGTGTHAVTVAATGGDAETITLTETGANTGVFVGTIATSAGPVNSGDGTLQVADSQTMTATYIDADDGAGNYNVPVTDSAAVDCVGPQILNVQTTSVEPRSATVTITANEAVRGMVRYGLSCNELGWTATGSGFATAAVVNVTGLTDDTTYYYKVEAADEAGNLTIDPTCYSFTTPEVPDFFTQLFSGDNDLDYQSLVFTP from the coding sequence ATGCTCGCAGTGCGACACAGTGCCACGCTGGCGGTTGCGACCACGTTGATCAGCCTCGCCGTTTTGGTGAGGCCCGCCGCAGCCCAGGTTGAAGGTGGCACGCACATCCCGATCCGGCTGGAAACGCCCCGCGATTACAAGGGCGCGGGCGAAACGCCGGAGACGCGCTGGAGCTACGAGCTCCACGACTCCGACGCGACGTATATCGCCATCCACTTCCGCGATTTCGACCTCGGGCCGGGCGACTACCTGCTGGTCTCGGATGGGGCGGGCCGCCAGGCCTACACGCTGCAGGGGCGGGGCAAGATGAATGCCGGCACGTTCTGGGCGCAGCACATCAAGGGCGACACGGTCCTGCTGGACCTGGTCGTCGTCGGCTACGAGGGCGGTCACGGCTTCGAGATCGACGAGTACGTGGCCGGGTTCATCGACCTCGGCCCGCCGCCGACCAGCCGGGCCATCTGTGGCACCGACGACAAGCAGAACGCCAAGTGCTACCAGCTTTCGCATCCCACCGAGTACAACCGCGGGCGCGCGGTCTGCCGCCTGCTCTCGAACGGCAGCGCGTTCTGCACCGGCTGGCTCGCGTCGGCCGAGAACCACGTTATCACCAACGAGCATTGCATCACGTCGGCATCCGAGGCGTTGAATACCGACTTCGATTTCATGGCCGAGGCCCCGACGTGCGGCACCCCCAACTGCGCCAACTGCTTCCCGGGGGTCGTATATTCGGGCGCGACGTTCATCCAGGACAGCTATAACTACGACTACTGCCTCGTGCAGATCGCGAGCGGGAATCCCGCCGCGTCCTTCGGCTACCTCGAGCTGGACAACCGCGTCGCCGTTCCGGGCGAGGAGATCTACATCCCCCAGCATCCCGGCGGACGTGCCAAGGAGTTCGCGATCTTCAGCACGGCGCCGCAGGACGCCGGCGGGATCGCCCGGGTCTACTCGATCACGCAGCCGGCCTGTCAGGGCAGCGGGTACAGCGACGTCGGCTACTACGCGGACACGGAGGGCGGCTCGTCCGGTTCGCCCGTGATTGCGCGGTCGAGCCACAAGGTCATCGCGCTGCACCACTGCGCGAACTGCCCGAACCGCGGCGTGCCGATCACGCTGGTATACGGTGAGATTGGTGCGTACCTCACCCCGGGCCCGGCCGGCACGCTCGAGCTGGACAAGGGGCGTTACGGCTGCGCGGACCTGGTTGCAGTCGAGCTGCGCGACGGCGACCTGCTCGGCACGGGCACACACGCGGTGACCGTGGCCGCGACCGGCGGTGATGCCGAGACCATTACGCTCACCGAAACTGGCGCCAACACGGGAGTCTTCGTCGGGACGATCGCGACCAGCGCCGGCCCAGTCAACTCCGGCGATGGCACGCTGCAGGTGGCGGACAGCCAGACCATGACCGCCACGTACATCGATGCCGATGACGGAGCGGGCAACTACAACGTGCCGGTGACGGACTCGGCCGCGGTCGACTGCGTTGGCCCGCAGATCCTGAACGTGCAGACGACCAGCGTCGAGCCGCGGTCCGCCACGGTCACCATTACGGCCAACGAGGCGGTACGTGGTATGGTGCGCTATGGCCTGTCGTGCAACGAGTTGGGCTGGACGGCGACCGGGTCGGGCTTTGCGACTGCCGCCGTCGTGAATGTCACCGGCCTGACCGACGACACGACCTACTACTACAAGGTCGAAGCGGCCGACGAGGCCGGCAATCTCACGATCGATCCGACCTGCTACAGCTTCACCACGCCGGAGGTGCCCGACTTCTTCACCCAGCTCTTCAGCGGCGACAACGACCTCGACTACCAGAGCCTGGTCTTCACCCCCA
- a CDS encoding ABC transporter ATP-binding protein yields the protein MSERPDSPPAIRATDVWVKFLIRYHRAEVTLRETFVRLVRMVSAAKANGRWQQEFWALRGIDFTAWPGDVVGIIGRNGSGKSTLLKTLAGICEADRGHVEVRGKVGCLLSFGVGFNANLSGRENVYLNGSILGLPRREIDARFKDIVEFSELGQFIDAPVRTYSAGMRGRLGFSIAIHIDPDVLLLDEVLSVGDSAFRAKAGTILDRFRSAHKTVVLATHNMSLVQEVCTKALWIHDGQIKAAGTPADVVAAYNATQPAGAKTAHTHSD from the coding sequence ATGTCTGAACGCCCGGACAGCCCGCCCGCCATCCGCGCCACCGACGTGTGGGTGAAGTTTCTCATTCGCTATCACCGCGCCGAGGTCACCCTGCGCGAGACGTTCGTGCGGCTCGTGCGGATGGTCTCGGCGGCGAAGGCGAACGGACGCTGGCAGCAGGAGTTCTGGGCCCTCCGCGGCATCGACTTCACCGCCTGGCCCGGCGACGTGGTGGGCATCATCGGCCGCAACGGCTCGGGCAAGTCCACGCTGCTGAAGACGCTGGCGGGCATCTGCGAGGCCGATCGCGGCCACGTCGAGGTGCGCGGCAAGGTCGGCTGCCTGCTCAGCTTCGGCGTCGGGTTCAACGCGAACCTGAGCGGGCGGGAGAACGTGTACCTGAACGGGTCGATCCTCGGACTGCCGCGGCGCGAAATCGACGCGCGCTTCAAGGACATCGTCGAGTTCAGCGAGCTGGGCCAGTTCATCGACGCCCCGGTCCGCACGTATTCGGCCGGCATGCGCGGCCGGCTGGGCTTCTCGATCGCGATTCACATCGACCCGGATGTACTGCTGCTGGACGAGGTGCTGAGCGTCGGCGACAGCGCGTTCCGCGCGAAGGCCGGCACGATCCTCGATCGCTTCCGCAGCGCGCACAAGACGGTCGTGCTGGCGACGCACAACATGTCGCTGGTGCAGGAAGTGTGCACGAAGGCCCTGTGGATTCATGACGGGCAGATCAAGGCCGCCGGCACACCCGCGGACGTCGTGGCGGCGTACAACGCCACGCAGCCCGCCGGCGCGAAGACCGCCCACACGCACAGCGACTGA
- a CDS encoding ABC transporter permease — translation MRTVLIGVCAMIPVAAASNHSPSLLHRLRELIARRETVVYLVSSSLKAGHRNKVLGNLWNLLDPLLSLGVYYLVFGVLFRQAQGGAVNYLIYLFVGVLAWRFLDGTISQAVNCIRSNRGLISEISFPKAVFPLSISLSRLYDFAWGLFVLVVVLLVSGHTLSLDALWFLPLVLIQLLLTTGLAYLVAYLGAFFADTANISTVALRLGFYASPILYYVHGEHTRIPEQYLRLYMLNPMACLLEGYRSALIARHAPDPWQTLYVLGFALATLLIGYAVFSRGEGKFAKYV, via the coding sequence ATGCGAACAGTGCTGATCGGGGTGTGTGCGATGATCCCGGTGGCCGCGGCGTCGAACCATTCGCCCAGCCTGCTACACCGGTTGCGCGAGCTGATCGCGCGGCGCGAAACCGTCGTGTACCTGGTGTCCAGCAGCCTGAAGGCCGGCCACCGCAACAAGGTGCTGGGCAACCTCTGGAACCTGCTCGACCCGCTATTATCGCTGGGTGTGTATTACCTCGTGTTCGGCGTGCTCTTCCGGCAGGCCCAGGGCGGGGCGGTCAATTACCTGATCTATCTTTTCGTCGGCGTGCTGGCCTGGCGGTTCCTGGACGGCACGATCTCGCAGGCGGTCAACTGCATCCGCAGCAATCGCGGCCTGATCAGCGAGATCAGTTTCCCCAAGGCGGTGTTCCCGCTCTCGATCAGTCTCTCGCGCCTGTACGACTTCGCGTGGGGGCTGTTCGTGCTCGTCGTGGTGTTGCTGGTCAGCGGCCATACGCTCTCGCTCGACGCGCTCTGGTTTCTGCCGCTGGTTCTGATCCAGTTGCTGCTCACGACCGGCCTGGCCTACCTGGTGGCGTACCTCGGCGCGTTCTTCGCGGACACCGCGAACATCAGCACGGTGGCACTGCGGCTGGGCTTCTATGCCAGCCCGATTCTGTACTACGTCCACGGCGAGCACACCCGCATCCCGGAGCAGTACCTGCGGCTGTACATGCTGAACCCGATGGCCTGCCTGCTGGAGGGCTATCGCAGCGCGCTCATCGCGCGGCACGCGCCCGACCCCTGGCAGACGCTGTACGTGCTGGGCTTTGCGCTGGCCACGCTGCTGATCGGCTACGCCGTGTTCAGCCGCGGCGAAGGTAAGTTCGCCAAGTATGTCTGA
- a CDS encoding nucleotidyltransferase family protein translates to MAVERVERRLRRVTAALNAAGISYAVVGGNAVAAWVARADPSATRSTKDVDLLVRRADLDRVTAVISGLGFERQDLRSLVLFVDPEEPSRRAGVRLVWADEHVRPSYTVPAPSVDEAELDPEGFRVLSLPALVRMKLTSYRDIDRVHVADLLSVGLIDESVRRALPAELRERLASIEQQVDE, encoded by the coding sequence ATGGCAGTCGAACGGGTGGAGCGGCGCCTGCGGCGTGTGACCGCAGCGCTGAATGCGGCGGGGATTTCCTACGCGGTGGTGGGCGGCAACGCGGTGGCGGCGTGGGTCGCGCGCGCGGACCCGAGCGCCACGCGGTCGACGAAGGACGTGGATTTGCTCGTACGCCGGGCGGATCTGGACCGCGTGACGGCAGTGATCAGCGGACTGGGATTCGAGCGTCAGGACTTACGCAGCCTGGTGCTGTTCGTTGATCCGGAAGAGCCGAGCCGGCGTGCAGGGGTGCGCCTGGTCTGGGCCGACGAGCACGTCCGGCCGTCGTACACCGTGCCGGCGCCGTCCGTTGACGAGGCGGAGCTCGACCCGGAGGGGTTCCGAGTCTTGTCGCTGCCGGCCCTCGTTCGCATGAAGCTCACGTCCTACCGCGACATCGATCGCGTCCATGTGGCTGACTTGCTGAGCGTCGGACTGATCGATGAGTCCGTACGGCGAGCACTCCCCGCCGAGTTGCGGGAGCGACTCGCGAGCATCGAGCAGCAAGTAGACGAATAG